The genome window GCACCGACCTCGGTGAGCCTCGGGTAGCGCTTGATCTCCAGCCGCCAGCCCTGGTCGTCGGTGAGGTGGAGGTGGAGGACGTTGAGCTTGTGGGCGGCCATCAGGTCCAGGTAGCGCAGGACGCCGTCCTTGGGCATGAAGTGCCGGGCCACGTCGAGCAGGAGGCCGCGCCAGCGGAAGCGGGGGGCGTCCTGGATCGTCACCGCGGGCACCTCCCACTGACGTTTCCCGGTCACCGGGGCACGGCGGAAGGCCTCCGGCCCGAGCAGCTGGCGGAAGGTCTGGGCGCCCCGGAACAGGCCGGCCTCGCTCGCGCCGTCGATGACGACGTCGTGGCCGTCGGCGGTGAAGCGGTACGCCTCAGGGCTGCCCAGCTCCTCCTCGAGCCCGGGGACGATGCGCAGCAGGACCCGGTTGCCGTGGTCGTCGGCCGACGGCAGCGGAAGCCCGGTCGCGGCGCCGACGGCCGCCCGCAGCCACCGAGCGACGCGCTCGGCGCCGGGGCCCGTCGTCTCGATCCGGGTGTCCTCGTCGACGACGCATCCCCCGCCGCCGATCGAGGGGGACACGCGGGTGGGGGCGGGGACCAGGTGCACGTCGAGCCCCGGGGGGAGGGAGTACGCAAGCTCAGGCATGCCGCCAGTCTTCACCGCCCGGCCCGGCCCCGAGGGTGGATTCACCGCACTTCGGAGACGCACTCCCGATCCACCGGCAGCAGGCACACAGGCTCCCGGGACGCTCCGGACACGCGTCCCGGGAACCCGGCGGTCGTCACGCAGCCGAGCGGGCGGCTACTTGTCGCCGCCCTTGCCTTCGTCGCCGCCGCTGCCCATGGAGTCGTAGATCTCCTTGCACATGGGGCAGACGGGGTACTTCTTCGGGTCGCGTCCCGGGACCCACACCTTGCCGCACAGCGCCACGACGGGAGTGCCGTCCAGGGCGCTCGCCATGATCTTGTCCTTCTGGACGTAGTGGGCGAAGCGCTCGTGGTCGCCGTCGCCGTGCGACACCTGCGGCGTCGGCTCTACGAGGGTCCCCGTACCGGTGCCGCGCTCGGGCTCAAGAGTGCTCATAGGGCCAAGCGTACTGAAGCCCGCACGTATCAGTTGAGCGTAGGGTCGTCCGGGTACGTCGCCACCATCGCCAGCTCGCTGCGCTGGCGTCGCAGCACGTCGCGCCAGAGTTTCTCCGGGGCCGGGGACGAGACGTCGCCGGGTTCCGACTCGACGACGTACCACGCCCCGTCGACCAGCTCGTCCTCCAGCTGGCCCGGCCCCCAGCCGGCGTATCCGGCGAAGATGCGCAGGGAGCCGAGCGCCTTGGCGAGCAGTTCCGGAGGGGCCTCCAGGTCGACCAGGCCGATCGCGCCGTGCACCCGCCGCCAACCGAGCGGGGCGTGTTCCGGGGACGCGCCGCCGGGGATCACCGCGACACCGAGCGCCGAGTCCAGCGAGACGGGTCCGCCCTGGAAGACGACACCGGGTTCGCCCGCGAGGTCCGCCCAGCCCTCCAGGATGTCCCCCACGTCAACGGGCGTGGGGCGGTTGAGGACCACGCCGAGCGAGCCCTCCTCGTCGTGGTCGAGGAGCAGCACCACAGCGCGGTCGAAGTTCGGGTCCGCCAGGGCGGGGGTGGCCACGAGCAGCCGCCCTGTGAGCGAGGACACCTCGGTCATGGCAGACATGATCCCGCATCTTGCCTTCGGATGGGGAGGCAACGGGTGTACGTGGGTGAATGCAGCTCAGGGCTCATGGGTGCGTCGCGGGCGCACGTACGCCCCGGTAACCCCTCGCGTCCGCCTCCGCACCGTTCGTGTTGTGGCAAAGCTATGACCTTCGTTGGGGCCACTTGGGCTTACTGAAGGGGGGTACGCGGCCATTACGCTTACGTCTTCGGCCCCTGCCCCACTCCACGGAACGCGAGATTCATGACCGTCAACGACGATGTCCTCCTTGTCCACGGCGGCACCCCGCTCGAGGGCGAGATCCGTGTCCGCGGTGCGAAGAACCTCGTACCGAAGGCCATGGTCGCCGCCCTCCTGGGCAGTGCCCCGAGCAGACTGCGCAACGTGCCCGACATCCGCGACGTGCGCGTCGTCCGGGGGCTGCTGCAGCTGCACGGCGTGACGGTGCGTCCGGGCGAGGAGCCGGGTGAGCTGGTGCTCGACCCGACGCACGTCGAGAGCGCGAACGTCGCGGACATCGATGCCCACGCGGGCTCGTCGCGCATCCCGATCCTGTTCTGCGGTCCGCTGCTGCACCGGCTGGGCCACGCGTTCATCCCGGGTCTCGGCGGCTGCGACATCGGCGGCCGGCCGATCGACTTCCACTTCGACGTGCTGCGGCAGTTCGGCGCGGTCATCGAGAAGCGGGCGGACGGCCAGTACCTGGAGGCGCCGAAGGGGCTGCGCGGCACGAAGATCCGGCTGCCGTACCCGTCCGTCGGCGCGACGGAGCAGGTACTTCTGACGGCCGTCATGGCCGATGGCGTGACCGAGTTGTCCAACGCGGCCGTGGAGCCCGAGATCGAGGACCTCATCTGCGTGCTGCAGAAGATGGGCGCGATCATCGCGATGGACACCGACCGCACGATCCGCATCACCGGCGTGGAGAAGCTCGGCGGCTACACCCACCGCGCCCTCCCGGACCGGCTGGAGGCCGCGTCCTGGGCGTCGGCGGCGCTGGCGACCAACGGCAACATCTACGTCCGTGGCGCGCAGCAGCGGTCGATGATGACGTTCCTGAACACCTACCGCAAGGTGGGCGGCGCGTTCGAGATCGACGACGAGGGCATCCGGTTCTGGCACCCGGGCGGGCAGCTGAAGTCGATCGCGCTGGAGACGGACGTGCACCCCGGCTTCCAGACGGACTGGCAGCAGCCGCTGGTCGTGGCCCTGACCCAGGCGACTGGCCTGTCGATCATCCACGAGACGGTGTACGAGTCCCGCCTCGGCTTCACCTCCGCGCTGAACCAGATGGGCGCGCACATCCAGCTCTACCGCGAGTGCCTCGGCGGCTCCGACTGCCGCTTCGGGCAGCGCAACTTCCTGCACTCCGCGGTCGTTTCGGGCCCGACGAAGCTGCAGGGCGCGGACCTGGTCATCCCCGACCTGCGCGGCGGCTTCTCCTACCTGATCGCGGCCCTGGCGGCCGAGGGCACGTCCCGCGTCCACGGCATCGACCTGATCAACCGCGGCTACGAGAACTTCATGGAGAAGCTGATGGAGCTGGGCGCGAAGGTCGAACTGCCGGGCAACGCACTCGGCTGAGGTCCACCGACGGCTGGGGGCCCGGGGGTCATCCCCCGGACCGGCACGGCATGGAGAAGCTGATGGAGCTGGGCGCGAAGGTCGAACTGCCCGGCAACGCACTCGGCTGAGGTCCACCGACGGCTGGGGGCCCGGGGGTCATCCCCCGGACCGGCACGGCATGGAGAAGCTGATGGAGCCGGGCGCGAAGGTCGAACTGCCCGGCAACGCACTCGGCTGAGGTCCTGCGGAGCGTCGCCCATGCGAAGGGGCGGTCACCCTGATCCGGGTGACCGCCCCTTTGGCCTTGCTGGGCCCGTACGCCGTCGCGAGGAGCTTGCCGGGCTCGTCACTCGCCGTCCCGTGGCGGTACGGCCTCGTCGCGCCGTCCCTGCGACGGGCGCGGCCTCGTCACGCCGTCCTACGGCAGGTAGGGCCTCGTCACGCCGCCCTGCGGCGGTCGGGCTTCGTCGCACCGCCCTGCGGCGGTCGGGCTTCGTCGCACCGCCCTGTGGCGGTGCGGCGGCCTTGCTGCGCCGTCCGTGGCGTCACGGCGTCGCACGCCGTCCCGTGGCGCACGAACGGCAAGATCACTTGCCCTTGGCGGCTTCCTTGAGCTTGGAGCCCGCGGAGACCTTCACGCTGTAGCCGGCCGGGATCTGGATGGGGTCGCCGGTCTGCGGGTTGCGCGCGGTGCGAGCGGCACGGTGGGTGCGCTCGAAGGTGAGGAAGCCAGGGATGGTGACCTTCTCGTCGCCCTTGGCGACGACCTCGCCGACGGTCTCGGCGAACGCGGCCAGCACGGCGTCGGCGTCCTTGCGGGTCACCTCGGCGCGGTCGGCCAGCGCGGCCACCAGCTCACTGCGGTTCATGTTGTTACTCCCGTGTTCTTCTTGCCGTTGAGGCGTGCCACGCGGCGGAGCCGCATGTTGGGCACGGCGAAGCCGATGCTGCCAGGGTCCTCGGTGAGTCCCCGGACCCGGGTCCGTCGTCAGACCCTCGCGCCCGAAGACGCATCCTGCCCCCACCTGCGGCGGGAAAGCCAATCCGGCACCCGTAGGAGTCGTGAGAACACCCTTGGGAGTCACACGAAGGGCGCCACCGCCATGCGACGGTGACGTTCCGTCCGCTTTCCGCGACAGATCGCAGGTTCTGGGGGGTCCGAGCCCGGCCGCCACCATAGAGGTCGGCCGGGCGCCTGGGGTTCCACGACGCGCCGGTCGGCCGCCACCGTGGCGATGGTCACAGCAGCGGCACGGAATCCCTACTCGTCCGCCGTCGCCGACGCGCCCGCCGCCTTCGCGGCCTCCCGCACGGCTCCGGCGACCGCGCCCGCGACCTTGTCGTTGAAGACGCTCGGAATGATGTAGTTCGGGTTCAGCTCGCCTTCGGTCACCACGTCCGCGAGGGCCTGCGCGGCCGCCAGCATCATCTCAGTGTTGACCGTGCGGGACTGCGCGTCCAGCAGACCGCGGAAGACGCCCGGGAACACCAGCACGTTGTTGATCTGGTTCGGGAAGTCGGAGCGCCCGGTGGCCACAACAGCCGCCGTCTGACGGGCGATTGCGGGGTCGACCTCGGGGTCCGGGTTCGCGAGCGCGAACACGATCGCGCCCTCCGCCATGGCCGCCACGTCGTTGCCGTCGAGCACGTTCGGCGCCGAGACACCGATGAAGACGTCGGCGCCCCGCACCGCTTCCTTCAGCGTGCCGGTCAGGCCCTCCTGGTTGGTGTTGTCGGCGATCCAGCGCAGCGCCGAGTCCGGCGCGGCGTCCACGAGGTCCCCGCGGCCGGCGTGCACGACACCGTGGATGTCGGCCACCACCGCGTTCTTCACGCCCGCCGCGAGCAGCAGCTTCAGGATCGCCGTACCGGCCGCGCCGGCGCCCGACATCACGACGCGGACGTTCTCGATCTCCTTGCCCACCACGCGAAGTGCGTTGGTGAGGGCGGCCAGCACCACGATGGCCGTGCCGTGCTGGTCGTCGTGGAAGACGGGGATGTCGAGCGCTTCGCGCAGCCGGGCCTCGATCTCGAAGCAGCGCGGCGCGGAGATGTCCTCGAGGTTGATGCCGGCGAACCCGGGGGCGATCGCCTTGACGATCTCGACGATCGCGTCGGTGTCCTGGGTGTCCAGGCAGATCGGCCAGGCGTCGATGCCGGCGAACCGCTTGAAGAGGGCCGCCTTGCCCTCCATGACGGGCAGCGCGGCCTTCGGGCCGATGTTGCCGAGGCCCAGCACGGCGGAGCCGTCCGTCACGACCGCAACGGAGTTGCGCTTGATGGTGAGGCGGCGGGCGTCCTCGGGGTTCTCGGCGATCGCCATGCACACGCGCGCCACACCCGGCGTGTAGACCATGGACAGGTCGTCACGGTTGCGGATGGGGTGCTTCGACGCCATCTCGATCTTGCCGCCGAGGTGCATGAGGAACGTACGGTCCGAGACCTTGCCCAGCGTGACGCCCTCGATGCCGCGCAGCTTCTCGACGATCTCCTGCGCGTGCGCGGTGGAGGTGGCGGCGATGGTGACGTCGATACGGAGCTTCTCGTGGCCGGACGCGGTGACGTCGAGGCCGGTCACCGAGCCTCCGGAGGACTCCACGGCGGTGGTGAGCTGCGAGACGGCGGTTCCGCTCGCGGGCACCTCCAACCGGACCGTCATCGAGTAGGAGACGCTGGGCGCCGTTGCCATGGCCGACTTCCTCTGCTTTCACCGTGTCGCGGATATGCCGTCCGATCGTCGCACCTACCGGAGAGTACGTGGTAGCCGCCCCGTATTTGCGAACGTTTTGTTCGTCGGCACGGCTTGGCTTCGGAAAGCGACTTCCACGATACGAGAGACCAGGGGGCGGTTGGAGAGGCACGCCGTACAACGAGAGAGGTCCGCGTCGCAGGACGCGGACCTCTCCACAAGTCAGTGACACCGACCCGCCATGCTCGCCTCGCGGCAAGTGGTCGCTCGTAGCGACTAAGGTTGGGCCCGGGGGCTTGGATCGGGCCGGTGCCACACCCAGGCTAACAAACGGATCCGATAAGGCCATTCCCGTACCCGGAGTTCATCTCGCGTACAGGGCTGCTCCGCCCGTGCCTCAGTCCCGCAGCAGGTCCGGCACCCCGGCCGCGTCCGGCTCGTCCCGCTCTCCAGAGACCACCGTCAGCTGCTGCGTCGCCCGGGTGAGCGCCACGTACAGCACGCGCAGTCCT of Streptomyces cynarae contains these proteins:
- the murA gene encoding UDP-N-acetylglucosamine 1-carboxyvinyltransferase; its protein translation is MTVNDDVLLVHGGTPLEGEIRVRGAKNLVPKAMVAALLGSAPSRLRNVPDIRDVRVVRGLLQLHGVTVRPGEEPGELVLDPTHVESANVADIDAHAGSSRIPILFCGPLLHRLGHAFIPGLGGCDIGGRPIDFHFDVLRQFGAVIEKRADGQYLEAPKGLRGTKIRLPYPSVGATEQVLLTAVMADGVTELSNAAVEPEIEDLICVLQKMGAIIAMDTDRTIRITGVEKLGGYTHRALPDRLEAASWASAALATNGNIYVRGAQQRSMMTFLNTYRKVGGAFEIDDEGIRFWHPGGQLKSIALETDVHPGFQTDWQQPLVVALTQATGLSIIHETVYESRLGFTSALNQMGAHIQLYRECLGGSDCRFGQRNFLHSAVVSGPTKLQGADLVIPDLRGGFSYLIAALAAEGTSRVHGIDLINRGYENFMEKLMELGAKVELPGNALG
- a CDS encoding YqgE/AlgH family protein; the protein is MTEVSSLTGRLLVATPALADPNFDRAVVLLLDHDEEGSLGVVLNRPTPVDVGDILEGWADLAGEPGVVFQGGPVSLDSALGVAVIPGGASPEHAPLGWRRVHGAIGLVDLEAPPELLAKALGSLRIFAGYAGWGPGQLEDELVDGAWYVVESEPGDVSSPAPEKLWRDVLRRQRSELAMVATYPDDPTLN
- a CDS encoding DUF3039 domain-containing protein; this encodes MSTLEPERGTGTGTLVEPTPQVSHGDGDHERFAHYVQKDKIMASALDGTPVVALCGKVWVPGRDPKKYPVCPMCKEIYDSMGSGGDEGKGGDK
- a CDS encoding HU family DNA-binding protein, producing the protein MNRSELVAALADRAEVTRKDADAVLAAFAETVGEVVAKGDEKVTIPGFLTFERTHRAARTARNPQTGDPIQIPAGYSVKVSAGSKLKEAAKGK
- a CDS encoding NAD-dependent malic enzyme encodes the protein MATAPSVSYSMTVRLEVPASGTAVSQLTTAVESSGGSVTGLDVTASGHEKLRIDVTIAATSTAHAQEIVEKLRGIEGVTLGKVSDRTFLMHLGGKIEMASKHPIRNRDDLSMVYTPGVARVCMAIAENPEDARRLTIKRNSVAVVTDGSAVLGLGNIGPKAALPVMEGKAALFKRFAGIDAWPICLDTQDTDAIVEIVKAIAPGFAGINLEDISAPRCFEIEARLREALDIPVFHDDQHGTAIVVLAALTNALRVVGKEIENVRVVMSGAGAAGTAILKLLLAAGVKNAVVADIHGVVHAGRGDLVDAAPDSALRWIADNTNQEGLTGTLKEAVRGADVFIGVSAPNVLDGNDVAAMAEGAIVFALANPDPEVDPAIARQTAAVVATGRSDFPNQINNVLVFPGVFRGLLDAQSRTVNTEMMLAAAQALADVVTEGELNPNYIIPSVFNDKVAGAVAGAVREAAKAAGASATADE